The following coding sequences are from one Sphingomonadaceae bacterium OTU29LAMAA1 window:
- a CDS encoding N(4)-(beta-N-acetylglucosaminyl)-L-asparaginase, translating into MTTRRSFLGGTAATAGMASLAGAAQPDRALIVSTWDFGAAANDAAFARMKAGGSLIDAVEAGGMVPEADPNNHSVGYSGYPDRDGRVTLDAVIMDDAGGVGAVAALEDTVHAISVARRVMEKTPHTFIVGEGATRFARDQGFPKVNLLTPEAENAWRDWLKTSQYRPVANIENARPRGGALNHDTIGLLARTADGRMAGACTTSGMAFKMRGRVGDSPQVGAGLYVEAGVGAATSTGLGEEVTRVSGTARVVASMRAGLSAQAACEEVVRHIAKLRGDAIKGTQVGFLALSPQGEVGAFCLLPGFTYAVTDGAGVTVVKKGPSLFPA; encoded by the coding sequence ATGACGACGCGGCGGAGCTTTCTGGGCGGAACGGCAGCGACCGCGGGCATGGCATCCCTGGCTGGAGCGGCGCAGCCCGACCGTGCACTGATCGTATCGACATGGGACTTCGGCGCGGCCGCGAACGACGCCGCCTTCGCCCGGATGAAGGCAGGCGGCAGCCTGATCGACGCGGTCGAGGCGGGCGGTATGGTGCCCGAGGCGGACCCCAACAACCACTCGGTCGGCTACAGCGGCTATCCCGATCGCGATGGCCGCGTCACGCTGGATGCGGTCATCATGGACGATGCCGGCGGCGTCGGTGCGGTCGCCGCGCTGGAGGATACCGTTCACGCCATCTCGGTGGCGCGCCGGGTTATGGAGAAGACGCCGCATACCTTCATCGTCGGCGAAGGCGCGACGCGGTTCGCGCGCGATCAGGGCTTCCCCAAGGTGAACCTGCTGACGCCGGAAGCGGAGAACGCGTGGCGCGACTGGCTGAAGACATCGCAATACCGACCGGTCGCGAATATCGAGAATGCCCGCCCTCGCGGTGGTGCTCTGAATCACGACACGATCGGCCTGCTGGCGCGGACCGCCGATGGCCGAATGGCGGGGGCGTGCACCACATCGGGCATGGCGTTCAAGATGCGCGGTCGGGTCGGCGACTCGCCGCAGGTCGGCGCCGGACTCTACGTCGAGGCGGGGGTAGGCGCGGCGACTTCCACCGGACTGGGGGAGGAGGTCACCCGCGTCTCCGGCACGGCCCGCGTCGTCGCCTCGATGCGTGCCGGGCTGTCGGCGCAGGCGGCTTGCGAGGAAGTGGTGCGGCATATCGCCAAGCTGCGCGGCGATGCGATCAAGGGCACGCAGGTCGGGTTTTTGGCGCTGTCGCCGCAGGGGGAGGTCGGCGCTTTCTGTCTGCTGCCGGGGTTCACCTATGCAGTGACGGATGGCGCGGGTGTGACGGTCGTGAAGAAGGGGCCATCGCTGTTCCCGGCGTGA
- a CDS encoding YraN family protein, protein MSTRRTPSTARQAAEAAGRRGERLAGWWLRLKGWTILDRRVRTPAGEVDLVARRGKLIAFVEVKTRRTAAELDFAIDERRLARVAAAAEVLMARYAGPDDDIRVDVILLAPGTRPRHIENAWTG, encoded by the coding sequence ATGTCGACCAGACGCACTCCCTCTACCGCGCGCCAGGCTGCCGAAGCCGCCGGCCGCCGCGGCGAGCGCCTTGCCGGCTGGTGGCTGCGACTGAAAGGCTGGACCATCCTCGACCGCCGCGTGCGCACCCCGGCAGGCGAAGTCGACCTCGTTGCCCGGCGCGGCAAACTCATCGCCTTCGTCGAAGTCAAAACCCGCCGCACCGCCGCCGAACTGGACTTCGCCATCGACGAACGGCGGCTCGCCCGGGTCGCGGCGGCCGCGGAGGTGCTGATGGCGCGCTATGCGGGGCCGGACGACGACATCCGCGTCGACGTCATCCTGCTCGCACCCGGCACCCGCCCCCGCCACATCGAGAATGCGTGGACAGGATGA
- a CDS encoding tyrosine recombinase XerC, translated as MRWAAHLARDRRRSAHTVRAYQATAERLTAFLQVHLGERVDAARLAQVTPADLRAFLAARRGEGLGNASAARELSAVRGFLAFAAPGAEPPRLRSPAVKTGVPRPISPDEALALADAVADDAAEPWIGARDWAVLLLLYGAGLRIGEAIALPARILPLGDTMMVTGKRDKTRVIPLLPQVRAAIESYVEQVPWALEAGAPLFRGAKGGPLSPGIIRKAVRGARSRLGLGVRTTPHALRHSFATHLLGRGADLRALQELLGHASLSSTQIYTAVDAAHLMDVYRNAHPRA; from the coding sequence ATGCGATGGGCGGCTCATCTGGCGCGCGACCGACGGCGATCGGCCCATACCGTGCGAGCCTATCAGGCGACCGCCGAGCGACTGACCGCGTTCCTGCAGGTGCATCTCGGCGAGCGGGTCGATGCGGCAAGGCTGGCGCAAGTCACGCCGGCCGATCTGCGCGCATTTCTGGCGGCGCGGCGGGGCGAGGGGCTAGGCAATGCCTCCGCTGCACGCGAACTGTCGGCGGTCCGGGGATTTCTGGCATTCGCCGCGCCGGGGGCGGAGCCACCGCGGTTGCGCAGTCCAGCGGTCAAGACGGGGGTGCCGCGGCCGATCTCGCCGGACGAGGCGCTGGCGCTCGCCGACGCGGTGGCGGACGATGCCGCCGAACCGTGGATCGGCGCACGCGACTGGGCGGTGCTGCTGCTGCTCTACGGTGCGGGGTTGCGTATCGGCGAGGCGATCGCTCTGCCGGCGCGGATCCTGCCGCTGGGCGACACGATGATGGTGACGGGCAAGCGCGACAAGACACGGGTCATACCGCTGCTTCCACAGGTGCGTGCCGCGATCGAGAGCTATGTGGAGCAGGTGCCGTGGGCACTGGAAGCGGGCGCTCCGCTGTTTCGCGGAGCGAAAGGAGGGCCGCTGTCGCCGGGGATCATTCGCAAGGCTGTGCGGGGCGCCCGGTCGCGGCTGGGGCTGGGCGTCCGGACGACACCGCATGCGCTGCGTCACAGCTTCGCGACGCACCTGCTGGGGCGAGGTGCCGACCTGCGGGCGCTACAGGAATTGCTGGGGCATGCGAGCCTCAGTTCGACGCAGATCTATACCGCGGTCGACGCAGCGCATCTGATGGACGTCTATCGCAACGCGCATCCGCGGGCATAA
- a CDS encoding ATP synthase F1 subunit epsilon: MLHFELVTPEKLIRSEDVYMVVVPGTEGDFGVLEGHAPLMSTVRDGALSVYRTEGGQPETIAIQGGFAEVNAQGLTVLAESAA; the protein is encoded by the coding sequence ATGCTCCACTTCGAACTCGTCACGCCCGAAAAGCTCATCCGGTCCGAGGACGTGTACATGGTCGTCGTCCCCGGCACCGAGGGCGACTTCGGCGTGCTGGAAGGCCATGCGCCGCTGATGTCCACCGTCCGCGACGGTGCGCTGTCGGTCTATCGCACCGAAGGCGGCCAGCCAGAGACGATCGCGATCCAGGGCGGCTTCGCGGAGGTGAACGCGCAGGGCCTCACCGTTCTGGCGGAAAGCGCTGCCTGA
- the atpD gene encoding F0F1 ATP synthase subunit beta, with translation MATAADDIRPTQNTGSSNTTGTIAQIIGAVVDVHFPDNLPAILSALETDNNGNRLVLEVAQHLGENTVRTIAMDATEGLTRGQTVRDTGAQISVPVGPATLGRILNVIGEPIDERGPVLTDLRSPIHADAPLFVDQSTENAILVTGIKVIDLLAPYAKGGKIGLFGGAGVGKTVLIQELINNIAKGHGGTSVFAGVGERTREGNDLYHEFLDAGVIAKDADGNPQSEGSKVALVFGQMNEPPGARARVALSGLTIAEYFRDQEGQDVLFFVDNIFRFTQAGAEVSALLGRIPSAVGYQPTLSTDMGALQERITSTNKGSITSVQAVYVPADDLTDPAPATSFAHLDATTVLNRAISELGIYPAVDPLDSTSRVLEPRVVGQEHYDTARAVQSLLQRYKSLQDIIAILGMDELSEEDKLTVTRARKIQRFLSQPFHVAEVFTGISGKFVQIEDTIRSFKAVVDGEYDHLPEGAFYMVGGIDEVVAKAEKMAQES, from the coding sequence ATGGCAACCGCCGCAGACGACATCCGCCCGACGCAGAACACGGGCAGCAGCAACACCACCGGCACGATCGCGCAGATCATCGGCGCGGTCGTGGACGTGCATTTCCCGGACAATCTGCCGGCGATCCTCTCGGCGCTCGAGACGGATAACAATGGCAACCGCCTCGTCCTCGAAGTCGCGCAGCATCTGGGCGAGAACACCGTCCGCACGATCGCGATGGACGCGACCGAGGGTCTGACCCGCGGCCAGACCGTGCGCGATACCGGCGCGCAGATCAGCGTTCCGGTCGGTCCGGCGACGCTCGGCCGCATCCTCAACGTCATCGGCGAGCCGATCGACGAGCGCGGTCCGGTCCTCACCGACCTGCGTAGCCCGATCCACGCCGATGCGCCGCTGTTCGTCGATCAGTCGACCGAGAACGCCATTTTGGTCACCGGCATCAAGGTGATCGATCTGCTCGCGCCCTATGCGAAGGGCGGCAAGATCGGCCTGTTCGGCGGCGCCGGCGTCGGCAAGACCGTGCTGATCCAGGAACTGATCAACAACATCGCCAAGGGTCATGGCGGCACCTCGGTGTTCGCCGGCGTCGGCGAGCGCACCCGCGAGGGTAACGATCTGTACCACGAATTCCTCGATGCGGGCGTCATCGCCAAGGATGCCGATGGCAATCCGCAGTCGGAGGGTTCGAAGGTCGCGCTGGTATTCGGCCAGATGAACGAGCCGCCGGGCGCCCGCGCCCGCGTTGCGCTCTCGGGCCTGACGATCGCCGAATACTTCCGCGATCAGGAAGGGCAGGACGTGCTCTTCTTCGTCGACAATATCTTCCGCTTCACGCAGGCGGGCGCGGAAGTGTCGGCGCTGCTCGGCCGCATCCCGTCGGCAGTGGGCTATCAGCCGACGCTGTCGACCGACATGGGCGCGTTGCAGGAGCGGATCACCTCGACCAACAAGGGGTCCATCACCTCGGTGCAGGCCGTGTACGTTCCCGCCGACGACCTTACCGATCCGGCGCCGGCGACGTCGTTCGCCCATCTGGACGCGACGACCGTGCTCAACCGCGCGATTTCGGAGCTCGGCATCTATCCGGCGGTCGATCCGCTCGATTCGACCAGCCGCGTCCTCGAACCGCGCGTCGTCGGTCAGGAGCATTACGACACGGCACGCGCCGTCCAGTCGCTGCTCCAGCGCTACAAGTCGTTGCAGGACATCATCGCCATCCTCGGCATGGACGAACTGTCCGAAGAGGATAAGCTGACCGTCACTCGCGCTCGCAAGATCCAGCGCTTCCTCAGCCAGCCGTTCCACGTCGCCGAGGTCTTCACCGGCATCAGCGGCAAGTTCGTGCAGATCGAAGATACGATCCGCTCGTTCAAGGCGGTCGTCGACGGCGAATACGATCACCTGCCCGAAGGTGCATTCTACATGGTTGGCGGCATCGACGAAGTCGTCGCCAAGGCCGAGAAGATGGCGCAGGAATCGTAA
- a CDS encoding DedA family protein, translated as MTEFILNGIAWGGYFGIFLLMALENIVPPIPSEVIMGLGGMAVARGDMAIVPLVLWGTAGTTAGNYFWYHIGRHIGYERFRPFVDRHGRWLTLEWEDVERLHRFFVHHGGWVVFVFRFMPTFRTIISLPAGITCMPLWRFLVWTFAGSLIWNSILAAAGLYLGSRFQELDRYVGPVAIALTVLMIGGYLWRVATWKPRQR; from the coding sequence ATGACCGAATTCATCCTCAACGGGATCGCCTGGGGCGGCTATTTCGGCATTTTCCTGCTGATGGCGCTGGAAAACATCGTGCCGCCGATCCCGTCGGAGGTGATCATGGGCCTGGGCGGGATGGCGGTCGCGCGCGGTGACATGGCGATCGTTCCGCTGGTTCTGTGGGGAACCGCGGGGACGACGGCGGGCAATTACTTCTGGTATCATATCGGGCGCCACATCGGTTACGAGCGCTTCCGCCCGTTCGTCGATCGTCATGGTCGCTGGCTGACGCTGGAATGGGAGGATGTCGAACGACTGCACCGGTTCTTCGTGCATCACGGCGGGTGGGTAGTGTTCGTGTTCCGCTTCATGCCGACGTTCCGCACGATCATCTCGCTGCCAGCCGGCATCACCTGCATGCCGCTCTGGCGCTTTCTCGTCTGGACCTTCGCCGGCAGCCTGATCTGGAACAGCATCCTTGCCGCTGCCGGCCTCTATCTCGGTTCGCGTTTTCAGGAGCTGGATCGCTACGTCGGGCCGGTTGCGATCGCGCTCACCGTGCTGATGATCGGCGGCTATCTCTGGCGTGTCGCGACATGGAAGCCCCGCCAGCGGTAG
- a CDS encoding primosomal protein N' — translation MSSRARVLVLNSALGPLDYRVPTGMQVEPGSIVIAPLGPRQLLGVVWEPERLPSDAEVGDNRLRPLLGVVDVPPLAAPLRRLVEWTAAYYLAPPAAVVRMALASTSALEGARTVTEYRVTGHVPPRLTPQREQALERIGDRQGLIRELATIADVSDAVIRGLVKTGAIEAVEVDIDSPFPHPDPAFGPPTLAGEQQAAADTLVANVATHAFAPTLLDGVTGSGKTEVYFEAVAEAIRRGRQTLVLLPEIALTEPFLKRFHDRFGCEPVAWHSGLRSTQRRRAWRAIASGEALVTVGARSALFLPYRNLGLIVVDEAHETSFKQEEGVHYHARDVAVMRGKFEECPVILASATPAIETRQQVALGRYEELKLPGRYGPAEMPTIEPIDLIQHPPERGRWIAPKLVTALKETLARGEQSLLFLNRRGYAPLTLCRTCGHRFQCPNCTAWMVEHRLTRRLACHHCGHVMPTPRVCPECKEEDSLVACGPGVERIADEVTALFPEAKTAVVTSDTIWSPAKAAEFVGRMEAGDIDIVVGTQLVTKGYHFPNLTLVGVIDADLGLEGGDLRAAERTFQQIRQVSGRAGRGAKPGHVFIQTHSPKAQVMQALITGDADAFYEAETEARRDAGAPPFGRYAAIVVSSEEQACANEIARLVARSAPQVDGMAVYGPAPAPLAMLRGRHRYRLLVHARRALDVQDVIRDWLGALDWPAKARVTVDVDPYNFL, via the coding sequence ATGTCGTCGCGTGCCCGTGTCCTCGTCCTCAACTCCGCGCTCGGCCCGCTCGACTATCGAGTGCCGACCGGCATGCAGGTCGAGCCTGGATCGATCGTCATCGCACCGCTCGGCCCGCGCCAGTTGCTCGGCGTGGTGTGGGAGCCGGAGCGGCTACCCTCCGACGCCGAAGTCGGCGACAACCGCTTGCGCCCGTTGCTGGGGGTGGTCGATGTGCCGCCGCTCGCGGCGCCGTTGCGCCGGCTGGTGGAGTGGACCGCCGCCTATTATCTCGCCCCGCCCGCGGCGGTGGTTCGGATGGCGCTCGCTTCAACCTCCGCGCTGGAGGGCGCCCGCACCGTCACCGAATATCGCGTCACCGGCCATGTGCCGCCGCGCCTGACGCCGCAGCGCGAACAGGCGCTGGAGCGGATCGGCGATCGGCAGGGCCTGATCCGTGAACTCGCGACGATCGCCGACGTCAGCGATGCGGTGATCCGCGGGCTGGTGAAGACGGGCGCGATCGAAGCCGTCGAGGTCGACATCGACAGCCCCTTCCCTCATCCCGATCCAGCTTTCGGCCCGCCGACGCTGGCCGGCGAGCAGCAGGCGGCGGCGGACACGCTGGTCGCCAACGTCGCGACCCACGCGTTTGCCCCGACGTTGCTCGATGGCGTCACCGGGTCGGGCAAGACCGAGGTGTATTTCGAGGCGGTGGCGGAGGCGATCCGGCGCGGCCGCCAGACGCTCGTCCTTCTGCCGGAGATCGCGCTGACCGAACCGTTCCTGAAGCGCTTCCACGACCGCTTCGGTTGCGAGCCCGTTGCCTGGCATTCCGGGCTGCGCTCGACGCAGCGCCGCCGCGCGTGGCGGGCGATCGCCAGTGGCGAGGCGCTGGTGACGGTGGGGGCGCGATCGGCGCTGTTCCTCCCCTATCGCAACCTCGGCCTGATCGTCGTCGACGAGGCGCACGAGACCAGCTTCAAGCAGGAGGAGGGAGTCCATTATCACGCCCGCGACGTGGCGGTGATGCGCGGCAAGTTTGAGGAATGCCCGGTGATCCTCGCCAGCGCGACGCCCGCGATCGAGACGCGCCAGCAGGTCGCCCTTGGTCGCTATGAGGAACTGAAGCTCCCCGGTCGGTACGGCCCGGCGGAGATGCCGACGATCGAGCCGATCGACCTGATCCAGCACCCCCCGGAGCGGGGTCGCTGGATCGCGCCGAAGCTGGTGACGGCGCTGAAGGAAACGCTGGCCAGGGGCGAACAGTCGCTGCTGTTCCTCAACCGGCGCGGCTATGCGCCGCTGACGCTCTGCCGGACCTGCGGGCATCGCTTTCAATGTCCGAATTGCACAGCGTGGATGGTCGAGCACCGGCTGACCCGCCGCCTCGCCTGCCACCATTGCGGTCACGTCATGCCGACGCCGCGCGTGTGTCCGGAGTGCAAGGAAGAGGACAGTCTGGTCGCCTGCGGCCCCGGTGTCGAACGCATCGCCGATGAGGTCACCGCGCTGTTCCCCGAAGCGAAGACTGCGGTCGTCACCAGCGACACGATCTGGTCGCCGGCCAAGGCAGCTGAATTCGTCGGCCGAATGGAGGCAGGCGACATCGACATCGTCGTCGGCACGCAGTTGGTCACCAAGGGCTATCACTTCCCCAACCTGACGTTGGTCGGCGTGATCGACGCCGATCTCGGGCTGGAGGGCGGCGACCTCCGCGCCGCCGAGCGCACCTTCCAGCAGATCCGGCAGGTGTCGGGACGGGCCGGGCGCGGGGCCAAGCCGGGGCATGTCTTCATCCAGACGCACAGCCCCAAGGCGCAGGTGATGCAGGCGCTGATCACCGGCGATGCCGACGCCTTCTACGAGGCGGAAACCGAAGCCCGCCGCGACGCCGGCGCCCCGCCGTTCGGCCGCTACGCTGCGATCGTCGTATCGTCGGAGGAACAGGCCTGCGCCAACGAGATTGCGCGGCTGGTCGCACGCAGCGCGCCGCAGGTTGACGGCATGGCGGTCTACGGCCCCGCCCCCGCCCCGCTGGCGATGCTGCGCGGCCGGCACCGCTATCGCCTGCTGGTCCATGCCCGCCGTGCGCTCGACGTGCAGGATGTCATCCGCGACTGGTTGGGAGCGCTCGACTGGCCGGCGAAAGCGCGCGTGACGGTGGACGTCGATCCGTATAACTTCCTGTAA
- the gshB gene encoding glutathione synthase, whose product MPLTVAVQMDPLDSIAIAGDSTFALMLSAQARGHSLFHYTAEDLNYADGRVWAKAHPVTVQRVEGDHFRFEAPVSLDLGEQADVVLMRQDPPFDLGYITATHLLERIADRTLVVNNPRSVRNAPEKVFVLDYARFMPPTLITRSLDEARAFLARHGEIVVKPLHGNGGKAIFRVGSDGANLSALIEVFNQTWREPHMVQAFLPAVAQGDKRIVLVDGEVAGAINRLPGEGEIRSNLAVGGSAVKTGLTDKEREICAVLGPELKRRGLLFVGIDVIGGEWLTEINVTSPTGIVAIERFDGTDVAGLIWEAIERQAPVNGTGLTERG is encoded by the coding sequence ATGCCCCTCACCGTTGCCGTCCAGATGGACCCGCTCGACAGCATCGCTATCGCCGGCGATTCAACGTTCGCCCTGATGCTCTCGGCACAGGCGCGCGGCCACAGCCTGTTCCACTATACCGCCGAAGACCTCAATTACGCGGACGGTCGCGTCTGGGCCAAGGCGCATCCGGTCACCGTGCAGCGGGTCGAAGGTGACCATTTCCGGTTCGAGGCGCCCGTCAGCCTCGACCTGGGCGAACAGGCCGACGTGGTGCTGATGCGACAGGACCCGCCCTTCGACCTCGGCTACATCACCGCGACGCATCTGCTCGAACGGATCGCGGATCGCACACTGGTCGTGAACAACCCGCGCAGCGTCCGCAACGCGCCCGAAAAGGTGTTCGTTCTCGACTACGCCCGGTTCATGCCACCGACGCTCATAACCCGCAGCCTCGACGAAGCCCGCGCCTTCCTCGCCCGGCACGGCGAGATCGTGGTCAAGCCGCTGCACGGCAATGGCGGCAAGGCAATCTTCCGCGTCGGCAGCGATGGCGCGAACCTGTCCGCGCTGATCGAGGTGTTCAACCAGACGTGGCGCGAACCACATATGGTGCAGGCGTTCCTCCCCGCCGTCGCGCAGGGCGACAAGCGCATCGTACTGGTCGATGGCGAGGTCGCCGGCGCGATTAACCGCCTGCCAGGCGAAGGCGAGATCCGATCTAATCTGGCGGTCGGCGGGTCGGCGGTGAAGACCGGGCTGACCGATAAGGAGCGCGAGATTTGCGCCGTACTCGGGCCGGAGCTGAAGCGCCGCGGGCTGCTGTTCGTCGGCATCGACGTGATCGGCGGCGAATGGCTCACGGAAATCAACGTCACCTCTCCCACCGGCATCGTCGCGATCGAACGGTTCGACGGCACCGACGTCGCCGGCCTGATCTGGGAGGCGATCGAGCGTCAGGCACCCGTGAACGGGACGGGGCTGACGGAACGGGGCTGA
- a CDS encoding F0F1 ATP synthase subunit gamma, protein MASLKALKVRINSVKSTQKITKAMKMVAAAKLRRAQEAAQAGRPYAERLEAVVASLSRQLSGGAGVSPLLSGTGKDQVHLLVVATSERGLAGAFNTNIVRAARRKAEELEAQGKTVRFYLAGKKGRVLKRFYPNGIVADHELGGHKTLGFTQAREIADDLLARYAAGEFDVAHLFYAKFVSALVQEPVGQQIIPVAVDVSKADVSPTSATSAPVSAGAVVEYEPDEEGILADLLPRNVAIQVFRAMLENAASEQGSRMNAMDNATRNAGDMINRLSIQYNRTRQAAITTELVEIISGAEAL, encoded by the coding sequence ATGGCGTCACTGAAGGCCCTCAAGGTTCGGATCAACTCGGTCAAATCGACCCAGAAGATCACCAAGGCGATGAAGATGGTCGCCGCCGCCAAGCTGCGCCGTGCGCAGGAGGCGGCGCAGGCCGGGCGTCCCTATGCCGAGCGTCTGGAGGCGGTTGTCGCCAGCCTGTCGCGTCAGCTGTCGGGCGGCGCGGGCGTGTCGCCTTTGCTGTCGGGTACCGGCAAGGATCAGGTCCACCTGCTCGTCGTCGCGACCTCGGAACGCGGCCTCGCCGGCGCGTTCAACACCAACATCGTCCGCGCCGCCCGCCGCAAGGCGGAGGAGCTGGAGGCGCAGGGCAAGACCGTGCGCTTCTATCTGGCGGGCAAGAAGGGACGCGTTCTCAAGCGCTTCTACCCGAACGGCATCGTCGCCGACCATGAGCTCGGGGGCCACAAGACGCTGGGCTTCACCCAGGCGCGAGAGATCGCCGACGACCTGCTGGCGCGCTATGCCGCGGGCGAGTTCGACGTCGCCCACCTGTTCTACGCCAAGTTCGTTTCGGCGCTGGTGCAGGAGCCCGTCGGCCAGCAGATCATCCCGGTCGCGGTGGACGTTTCCAAGGCGGACGTGTCACCAACTTCGGCAACTTCCGCGCCCGTCTCAGCCGGCGCCGTCGTTGAATACGAACCCGACGAGGAAGGCATCCTCGCCGACCTGCTGCCGCGCAACGTCGCGATCCAGGTCTTCCGCGCGATGCTCGAGAACGCCGCGTCGGAACAGGGCAGCCGCATGAACGCGATGGACAATGCCACCCGCAACGCGGGCGACATGATCAATCGCCTTTCGATCCAGTACAACCGCACGCGTCAGGCCGCGATCACGACCGAGCTGGTCGAGATCATCTCCGGCGCCGAAGCGCTCTAA
- a CDS encoding diguanylate cyclase: MYDEASRLAALHALALLDSEPEREFDALVALAAELLGCPTALLTFIDRDRLWIKASTTQGERELDRDIAFCDHTIRQTTPMVIDDLRDDARFHDNPLVIDAGMRFYAGTAIHVADGEGVRQPIGTLCVLDESPRSLNAAGHAALGHLASLAEALIAARRTAMEAIRIATTGEELVGRLASKDRIFRQAERIAMIGSWRLSLADSSIEWSDNVYRIHGLPVGQKPALADALEFYLPRDRAEIAAKLAQSMETGAPFEFESDFITAKGERRRVRSAGETEWTDGTPTAMVGVFQDITDRHDLETQLRRSADTDALTGIANRAAFDRELDTAMQRARRAGTPLLLALIDLDGFKSINDSLGHGAGDDVLRLTGTALTQPWLRDCFAARIGGDEFALIVTDPQLIDNADRLHLDIESALRVSVEANGITMTSAGSVGMASFDDDCHSLRDFARRADAVLYAAKRARVGLRRSTTAKAA, encoded by the coding sequence GTGTACGACGAAGCGAGCCGTCTTGCCGCCCTGCATGCACTGGCCCTGCTCGACAGTGAGCCCGAAAGGGAGTTCGACGCCCTCGTCGCGCTTGCCGCCGAGTTACTAGGCTGTCCCACCGCACTGCTCACCTTCATCGATCGCGACCGCCTGTGGATCAAGGCGAGCACGACGCAGGGCGAGCGCGAACTCGACCGCGATATCGCCTTTTGCGATCACACGATCCGGCAGACCACTCCGATGGTTATCGACGATCTTCGCGATGACGCCCGCTTCCACGACAACCCGCTGGTGATCGATGCGGGCATGCGCTTCTACGCGGGTACCGCCATCCATGTCGCCGATGGCGAAGGCGTGCGCCAGCCGATCGGCACCCTGTGCGTGCTCGACGAGAGCCCTCGCTCGTTGAACGCGGCCGGTCATGCCGCCCTCGGGCATCTCGCCAGCCTTGCCGAGGCGCTGATCGCCGCCCGCCGTACGGCGATGGAGGCGATCCGGATCGCGACCACTGGTGAAGAACTCGTGGGCAGGCTCGCCAGCAAGGACCGCATCTTCCGCCAGGCGGAACGGATCGCAATGATCGGGTCCTGGCGCCTGTCGCTGGCGGATTCGTCGATCGAATGGTCGGACAACGTCTATCGCATCCATGGCCTGCCGGTCGGGCAGAAACCCGCGCTGGCCGACGCGCTCGAATTCTATTTGCCCCGTGATCGTGCCGAGATCGCGGCCAAGCTCGCGCAGTCGATGGAGACGGGCGCTCCGTTCGAATTCGAATCCGACTTCATCACGGCGAAAGGCGAGCGCCGCCGCGTCCGTTCGGCGGGGGAGACGGAATGGACAGACGGCACGCCGACGGCGATGGTCGGCGTGTTTCAGGACATCACCGATCGTCACGACCTCGAAACGCAGCTTCGCCGGTCTGCGGATACGGATGCGCTGACCGGAATCGCCAACCGCGCCGCCTTCGATCGCGAACTCGACACCGCGATGCAGCGCGCCCGCCGCGCCGGCACGCCGCTCTTGCTTGCGTTGATCGACCTCGACGGCTTCAAGTCCATCAACGACTCCCTCGGTCATGGCGCCGGCGACGACGTGTTGCGATTGACAGGAACGGCGCTGACCCAACCGTGGCTACGCGACTGTTTCGCCGCGCGGATCGGCGGCGACGAATTCGCCCTCATCGTCACCGACCCACAATTGATCGACAACGCCGACCGTTTGCACCTCGACATCGAATCCGCGCTCCGGGTCTCGGTCGAGGCAAACGGCATCACCATGACCAGCGCCGGATCGGTCGGCATGGCCAGCTTCGATGACGATTGCCATTCGCTACGCGACTTCGCCCGTCGGGCCGACGCCGTTCTCTACGCCGCCAAGCGGGCCCGCGTCGGGCTCCGCCGGTCGACGACGGCAAAGGCGGCTTAG